A DNA window from Hevea brasiliensis isolate MT/VB/25A 57/8 chromosome 2, ASM3005281v1, whole genome shotgun sequence contains the following coding sequences:
- the LOC110669202 gene encoding RING-H2 finger protein ATL8 has translation MIRPFRFLGAVNSSATIQPTTATSESSEQPATLDSDFVVILAALLCALICVLGLIAVARCAWLRRLSSMANASAPSTPPVPSAANKGLKKKILRSLPKQTFSADSATKFTDCAICLTEFATGDEIRVLPQCGHGFHLNCIDMWLGSHSSCPSCRQILVLARCQKCGGLPASSSGGADTEARLKAGEDHANRFLP, from the coding sequence ATGATTCGTCCTTTCAGGTTTCTTGGCGCCGTAAACTCGTCGGCGACCATCCAACCCACCACTGCTACCTCGGAGTCCTCGGAACAACCGGCTACTTTAGACTCAGATTTCGTGGTGATTCTGGCGGCACTGCTATGCGCTCTTATCTGCGTTCTGGGACTCATAGCAGTTGCTCGCTGCGCATGGCTCAGAAGACTTTCCTCGATGGCCAACGCCTCGGCACCGTCGACGCCTCCCGTTCCTTCAGCTGCAAACAAAGGTCTAAAGAAAAAGATCCTCCGCTCCCTCCCTAAACAGACCTTCTCTGCCGATTCTGCCACCAAATTCACCGATTGCGCAATTTGTCTGACGGAATTCGCAACCGGAGACGAAATCAGAGTGCTGCCTCAATGCGGTCACGGATTCCACTTGAACTGTATTGACATGTGGCTAGGTTCCCACTCATCCTGTCCATCGTGCCGTCAGATTTTGGTGTTGGCGAGATGTCAAAAGTGTGGCGGTTTGCCGGCGAGTTCGAGCGGCGGAGCTGATACGGAGGCTAGATTGAAGGCGGGAGAAGACCATGCCAATAGGTTCTTGCCCTAG